In one Lolium rigidum isolate FL_2022 chromosome 3, APGP_CSIRO_Lrig_0.1, whole genome shotgun sequence genomic region, the following are encoded:
- the LOC124699610 gene encoding probable non-inhibitory serpin-Z9, whose translation MRHFSSLPRVLRRSAAPKPHTHRPRTAAPKPHPSSTSPAPVPDAKAPDAPAPMPTRPWEEALDAAQRAFCLPLAGRVLAAAGTGNAAVSPAGVHAALALAASGAQGATRRQMLGALGCGGGGKGAAADAANVASRVVKRVLRDRAKSGGPRLTFASGVWADASRTLSPEFVDGAGGLYGSVAKTADFKGTPEDAAEQINSWVSKSTKQTITSLLPDGIIDHNTGLVLGSAVYFRGRWLDKTDIGKTAEQKFYCLDGTPVLVPFVEYDRTRLFAVHDGFKVIKLPYRQGKNERKFSMYIFLPDAHDGLFELSKKIFSEPTFLQQHLPTEKRHVGIRVPKFTISFQIDMKDFLKDMGLELPFRRDADFKDMVKEDDSKEPLFLSDVLHKVILEVNDDEIEETSVNQSTGKPLPREHFAADHPFFFVIREEVSATVIFMGHVLDPSSQP comes from the exons ATGCGGCACTTCTCCTCCCTCCCGCGAGTGCTCCGCCGGAGCGCCGCCCCCAAACCCCACACCCACAGGCCGCGGACCGCCGCCCCGAAACCGCACCCATCCTCGACCTCCCCCGCGCCGGTTCCCGACGCCAAGGCGCCCGATGCGCCGGCGCCGATGCCGACGAGGccatgggaggaggccctggacgCGGCGCAACGCGCGTTCTGCCTGCCCCTCGCCGGCcgcgtcctcgccgccgctggAACCGGCAACGCCGCCGTGTCCCCCGCCGGAGTCCACGCCGCGCTCGCCCTCGCCGCCTCCGGCGCGCAGGGCGCCACGCGGAGGCAAATGCTCGGCGCgctgggctgcggcggcggcggcaagggcgCCGCGGCCGACGCCGCCAACGTGGCGTCGCGTGTCGTCAAGCGCGTGCTCAGGGACCGGGCCAAGTCTGGTGGGCCGCGGCTCACGTTCGCCTCTGGCGTGTGGGCCGACGCATCGAGGACGCTCTCGCCCGAGTTCGTGGACGGTGCGGGTGGCCTCTACGGCTCAGTGGCCAAGACGGCCGACTTCAAGGGCACG CCAGAAGATGCTGCTGAGCAAATTAACTCGTGGGTCAGCAAGTCCACGAAACAAACCATTACCTCACTCCTTCCAGATGGAATAATTGACCACAATACAGGGCTTGTACTTGGGAGTGCAGTGTATTTTAGAGGCAGATGGCTGGATAAGACTGATATAGGGAAGACTGCTGAACAAAAATTCTACTGTCTGGATGGAACACCTGTCCTGGTGCCCTTTGTAGAGTATGACAGGACGCGTCTGTTTGCAGTGCATGATGGGTTCAAAGTTATTAAGCTTCCTTACAGGCAAGGAAAGAATGAACGGAAGTTTTCCATGTACATTTTTCTCCCAGATGCTCATGATGGCCTGTTTGAATTATCCAAAAAGATTTTCTCTGAGCCAACTTTCTTGCAACAACATTTGCCAACAGAGAAGCGCCATGTTGGTATTCGGGTGCCCAAATTCACGATATCTTTTCAGATCGACATGAAGGATTTTCTGAAAGATATGGGCCTTGAATTACCATTCCGCCGTGATGCAGATTTCAAAGATATGGTGAAGGAAGATGACTCCAAGGAACCTTTGTTTCTATCTGATGTACTTCATAAAGTAATCTTAGAGGTGAATGATGATGAGATTGAAGAAACTTCTGTGAATCAGAGCACAGGCAAGCCTTTACCAAGAGAGCACTTCGCTGCCGACCACCCATTTTTCTTTGTCATTCGAGAGGAAGTGTCTGCTACAGTTATCTTCATGGGGCATGTGCTTGATCCTTCATCACAGCCGTAG